The nucleotide sequence GCGCCACCGGATGTGTCTGGTTGTACTGGTTGGCGGCGCGGGAGACCTTGTTGTACATGGCCGACACTCCGTTGTGCCAGTTGCGGTCGGTGGCCCAGCCGCCTCGGTTGACTGCGGCCAGCTGGCGTCCCATTGCGTCGTTCGGCCCTGAACCGCCTCGCGCGCGCAGCTTTGCAAAGGTCTGCGCGCCGCGGCGGATCTGGTTCTCGACCCCGGAGAACCCGGGGTTGTTCACAGCGTTTCTCGGATTTGCGTCGTAGGCGCCGACTCCCAGCATGCCGCGCACCCCGATGCCGGTCTTGCCGAACTGGGTCTCGTGACCGGCGACGGCCAGCAGCGCCATGGGGTCGACCTTGTACTGCTTGCCGTACTTCACCATCATCTCGCCTGCGTGCTGGTTGGCGGCCGGCGAACGCTGGTCTTGCAGGTACTTGTTGATGAAATCAGCCATGCGCTGATCGTTGCCCTGCAGCTCCGGCGGGGGGCTCACGGTCGCGGTGTCCGGAGCGCCGGCGGCTTCCCCTGCGCCTCCCGTGCCGCGCGGGCCACCCGCGCCAGGCCCGCCACCCGGTGCGCCACCGCCGGGTGCACCGACCGCCTGGGGCTGCTCGCCGCCGCCCGGACCGCCCGCGGCCTGGGGCTGCTCTCCACCGCCGGGCTGGCCGTTGCCACCGGCGTCCTGACCGCCCTGCGGGCCGCCGTTCTCCTGGCCCTGACCTGCGCCTTGTGCCTTTTGCTGATCTTGCTGGTCGCCGTTCTGCTGCCCGCCGACCCCGAGGGTCTGCTGCACCAGCTTCTCGACCTGTGGCGAGATGGCGCCGCCGTTCTGCTTGATGTTCTGGTAGTCCTGACCGAGCTGCTGCATGGCGGCTGCAACCTGGTCTTGCCCTGCGTTGGGATCCTGCTGCGCGTCACCGCCTTGCTGCTGGCCCTGCTGCGCCTTCTGGGCCGCTGCCTGCGCCGCTGCCTGGGCCTGGTGAACCGCCTGCACCTCCGCGGTGAGCCGCGCGTCGTTCATGGCCTGCTGCATCTGCTGGCGCATCTCGGGCTTGTTGTTGGCCGCCGCACCCTCCTGCTGGGCTTCGGGCGAGACCTCGGCACCATCTGCGCCGAATCCGCCTTCCCGCGTTGCGGGCTGGGGCCCCGCCGGACCTCGCGCACCTTGCAGGGCCTCTGGGCCGAGTCCGAGTGCATTGGCTCTACCGGCGCCTTGAAGCTCGCGCACGTTGCCCACGACGTTCACCATGGTGACACCCTCCGCTCGATCTGCTCTCTATGGCACGATTGTGCCGGTGTCGCGCGGGATTGCATACGGGGGATTTGTTAACAGATGATGAACTGGCGGTTGAATTGTTAAAATTCCGCAGAGAATGGGCGCGGCAGTCGAGGGCTCATCCCCCGCTGGCATCATTCGATCCGTCGGGGGGGGGCGTGTCGGCGCGGCCTCCGAACAGCTTCTTGAAGAGGCCCACGAAGGCGGCGATGATGAGGATGCCCACCTTCTTGAAGGCCACCAGCAGCCAGATCAGGAGCTTGCCGAACTTGGCGAAGAGCCCCAGCTTGCTGGCCAGTGCGATGCCCGCCCCTCCGAGCACGATATCGCGCAGCCCGACGCCCGAGTCCTTGTCCTTGCCCGGCTGGAAGTCGGTGTAGCGCTGCCCTTCCTTGAACTCGAGGGCCTTGATGACAGTGTCGGCCTGGGGCTGCGCCTTCTCGAGCTTCTCCGGTGAGGTGATGAGCTTCACGGTGAGAATGCCGCTGCGTCCGAGCATCTGCGTGTCGCAGTTCAGCACGGGCTCGCCCGCGCTCCTGGCCTCGAGCCCGTAGGTGATGAAGTGTCGCGTGGCGTCGTAGGCGGGTGGCTTGGTCCAGCGGATCACCTCGAGGGGAGGAACGCCGTTCTTCTTGCGCTCCTCGTTCGCCTCGGCGGTGCCCTCCTTGAAATCGTTGAGCATGGCGTTGGCGTCGAGCTTCGACGCGTCATCGTCGCGGACATGCCCGATGGCCTCGTAGCGCAGGAGCATGGCGAAGTCGTTGTCGTCTGCCTTCACCAGTGCGCCGATCTCGTTTCCGGAGGCTTTCACGCCCCCCTGAGAGACCAGCTTGATGGTGTCGTCCTTGCCGAAGAAGCCGAATCCCTTGGGAACCTTCAGCGTGGCCAGGTTGTCTCCCAGGGTGACGGTCACGGGCCCCATCTGCGGCTTCAGGGGGGCTGGCGCTGCGCTCGCGGCGTGGACGAGGAGCACCACGAGCATTGCGCTGGCGATGGTGCGGATCACGGTCGTGCGCGTCTGTGGCGTGCGAGTGGTCATGCGTGCGTCCCCCCAGGTCGATGGGCTCTGCCCGAGAGGCCGCCGCATCAGGGGTTCGGCGCGCCTGTTCGAGCAGGGGGGGGCTGGCGTCTTCGCGAACCGCTCCCCCGTGCGTCGCGCCTTTCGTCTCGTAAGCCTTCTCGCCCTTCTCCTGATGTTGCCTGTGGTCTGCGCATGGGCCGAGCGCCCCTGGTATCACACGGCCCATTCCGGCAAGCCCTACGTGAATCCGGACCTCACACCGGCCAGGGTCATGGGAAAGACCGTCGATCCAGCCTGGAACGGCCAGCTCGTGCTGTGGCAGGGGCGCCTCCGCAACATCGTGCGGGAGGGCCATCGCACCTCGTTCGATCTCGATGTGGGCGGTGCTCTCGTGCCTGTCGTGTATCGGTACAAGGCCGTGAACCTCGAACGTGACCGAACAGGCTATCGCGTGGCGGTCAAAGGTGCGCTGCAGGCAGTCGACGGGACGTTCTCGGGCATCGACGGAAAGTCCATCATTCTTCTGCAGCCGCCCGCAGAGCTCGACTATGCCAACTACCTCAAGCGAAATCCGGCGCAGCAGCCCTCGGTCGAATCGTTCCTGGCGTGGTGGATCTCCTTCCACAACCCGCAATACCCCCCGGCGACCCGAGAAGCGGTGGCCGCCGCCATCGTGCGACATGCCCGCGAGAACGGGGTTGATCCCCTCTTCCTGGCGTCACTCATCCAGATCGAGTCGGCCTTTCGCGTCGACATCGTGTCGCCGAGCGGGGCCATCGGGCTGGGACAGCTCATGCCCTTCACCGCGCGCGGGTTCGGGGTCGATCCGTGGAACCCGCAGGAGAACGTCAAGGCCGCCGCCCGCTACATCGCCAACCTGTTGCGCATGTGGCGCGACGATGCGCGTCGCGACCCTCGCGCGCTTGCCCTGGCCAGCTACAACGCGGGTCCTGGAAGCGTTCGTGGCAGCCGGGGCATCCCTGCGTACCCCCAGACCACGAACTACGTCTATTTCATCGGTTTCGTGCACGAGAACATGACCTCGGCCGCGGCGCGGGCCGGCGTGGTCTCTCCGGCTTCTCCCTGACGCGCGCCTCGTCGCTGGCCCATCGTTAACATCTGCGCAACCACTGCGCCGCAGAGCACTGCTACAATCGGAGCATGCTCGGAGCGCTTGCGCCGGGCGCATCGCACACAGAGGAGCGCGCCCGTGAAGATCAATCCGCAGCCGCCGAACGTGATGTCGTGGGAGCAGGGGCCCTTCCTTCGCGCCCCGGGCGCGGCGCCGACCGCTGCGCCGCGCGACACGGTTTCTCTGGGCGCCAGAGGCCCGCAGGCCGATCTCGTCGACAAGGCGCGCGTGAAAGACCTGTTCCTCGAGCTCACCCAGATCCCGGGCCCTTCGTTCGACGAGCGTCAGGTCGCCGACACCATCAAGCAGAAGCTCGCCGACATGGGATACGAGGCGCGTGAAGACGGCGCGGCAGAGAAGATCGGTGGGAACACCGGGAATCTGCTGGTCGACATCCCGGGCACGGTTCCGGATGCGCCCCCCCTCATCTTCCTCTGTCACATGGACACGGTCGATCTCGCCGTGGGGGTTCAGCCGCAGGTGACGGGTGACCAGATCACGAGCGACGGCAGCACTGCCCTCGGGGGCGACGATCGCTCCGGCAATGCCGAGATCCTCGAGGTTCTCCGCCTCATCAAGGAGAAGAACCTGCCCCATCCCCCGATCCAGGTCATCTTCACGGTCGCCGAGGAGGCGGGTCTCATCGGCTCCAAGGCCCTCGACCCCAAGGACGTGCACGGCATGCTCGGCTTCGAGGCCGACTTCTTCCATCCCAACGAGGTTCTCTGGGGATCGGAGTGGGGGCCCAACGGTCCGGACCCGAACCAGCAGCCGCATCCACGCACCCCTCAGGAGCAGTTCCTCGAAGACTTCACCTTCGACAGCATCCGCACCGCGGGCATGACGCCCGACAAGTGGGATCTGCCGTACGCGTCGAGCGACTCTGCAAGCCTTCGCCAGATGGGCATTCCCGCACTGATCATCGGCGCCGGTGAGCAAGACGTGCACACCACCGACGAGCACATCTCCATCGACGACATGGCCAAGGCCACCGAGCTGATGCTCACCATCGTCGACAAGGCCACGGGCTATCGGGTCGATGAGAGCGGTGCCATCGTGCCTCGCGAAGCGAAGTCTTCGCTCGCGGCCACGCCCGCCCCGGAGTGGCAGATCGCGTCGTAGCTGTCGGCGCGAGGGGTTCTCGCCGGCTCATCCCCAGAGGAGGCGCTTCACGCGCTCCAGCAGCCCGCTCTCGCGCTTTGCGCACGCGGCGAGAAGCCCCTCGAGGGTCTTGCGCACGGCGTCCACGGAGGGGCGGGGCGGGGCGGCTGATTGCGTGCATGCCTCGATGAGGGCCTCGCAGCCGACGCTCACCGAAGGGTTGAACCTTCGGGTCGACTGCATTGCGAATCCGTCTTCCTGGGGGTTTCGCCGTGTCAGCAGCTGGTGCATGGTCACCCCCAGCGCATAGACATCGCTGGCGGGCGAGGCTGCGCCGCCATACTGCTCCGGCGGCGCGTATCCAGGCGTGCCGTAGGCGGCGGTATCGCGTTGACGAGCAGGGTTGAGCGGGCGCGCGATGCCGAAGTCGATGAGCTTGATGCGCCCCTCGAGGGTGAGCATCACGTTCGCGGGCTTGAGGTCGCGGTAGACCACCGGGGGCGTCTGCTGATGCAGGTAGGCGAGAACGTCGCAGATCTGCATCGACCATCGGATGACCTCGGGCTCGGTCAGCGGGCCCCGACGGGAGACCAGAGCGCCGTCGAGGGTCGGGCCCTCCACCCGCTCCATGACGAGGAACTCGTGTCCCCCCTCTGAGAAGCGGTCGACGATGCGGGGCAGCGCCGGATGCGACAGGGTCATCAAGATGTCGGCCTCGCGCTCGAACATGGCCATCACCTCGGCCCGCTCCACCGAAGAGGCGACTCCGCTGAAGTCGATCTCCTTGAGCGCCCAGACGTGGCCGCGCTCGCGCATGTCACGCGCCAGCCAGACGATTCCGGTGCCGCCCTCACCCAGCCTGCGCTCGATGCGGTAGCGACCGCTCAAGGTGCGGCCCGGCAGCTCGTCCATGAAGGCGGCGGCCGATCAGGGACGCCAGGCCGAGGCGTGCGCGCCTGCCGCGCCCACGGCGCCCGCCGTCTCGCCAGCCTCCGCGCGGAAGCGTGTGACCTGTTCCCAGGTGCGCTGCAGCTTGTCGGCAAGCACGACCACCAGGTCTTCGGCCCCTGCTGTGACCAGTGCCCGCTCGACGGCCTCCGCTTCAGACATGACCGTCTCGACGCCGTCATCTTCAGCGCGTCCCGCCTGTCGGCGTCCGGCGCTCACGCCCTCGCGCAGCAGCCGTGCGGCCTCTCCCCGCGGTCTCCCGCGGGTGTCGTCGTCCTCTTTCACGATGACCACGTCGAACGCCGCTCCGGCCAGTTCACCCATGCGCCGCAGGTTCTCGTCCTGTCGGTCGCCCGGCGCGCCGATGACGCCGATGGAGCGGCGCTTCTTGAAGGCGTCGACGAACTTCACCACCTCTTCGTAGGCGGCCACGTTGTGGGCGTAGTCGAGCAGCACCCGGAAGTCGCGCACATCGGCCAGGTTGAGGCGTCCCGGCGTGAGATGGTACGAGGCGTCGAACGTCTTGAGCCCCTGTCTGATGTTCTCGATGCGCACGCCCGAGACGTGGCAGATGAGCGCTGCGGCGAGGGCATTCTTGACGTTGGCCTCGGAGATGCCGCTGTAGGTCGCCGGGATGTCGGCCACGTCGACCACCGGGATGCGCTTGCGCCCGTCGTGGATGACGATGGTCTGCCCCTCCAGGGTCACGCCGATGCCTTCTGAGTCGATGTGCTTGCGGAACACATCGGCCCTCGGGTCGAGGGAGAAGTACGCCACCTTGCCGTCACATCGGCTGGCCATCGAGGCGCATCTCGGATCTTCGGCGTTCAGCACGCACCAGCCGCCCGGCAGCACCACATCGACCACCAGCGCCTTCACATGGGCAAGGTCTTCCAGCGAGTTCACGCCGCCCATGCCGAGGTGGTCGTCGCTGATGTTGAGCACGGCGCCCACGTCGCACCGCTCGTAGCCCAGGCCGGACCGCAGGATGCCGCCTCTCGCCGTCTCGAGCACCGCGTAGTCGACGGTGGGGTCCTTGAGCACCATCCGGGCGCTCCAGGGACCGGTCATATCGCCTCGCCGGATGAGGCTGCCGTCGATGTAGATGCCATCGGTGGTGGTGAGGCCCACCTTGTGTCCGCTCATCTTCAAGACGTGGGCGCACATGCGCGAGGTGGTGGTCTTGCCGTTCGTTCCGGTGATGCTGATGATCGGGACCCGGAAAGGGCGGTTCGGGGGGAACAGCATGTCGACGACCGGGCCCGCCACATCTCTCGGCTTGCCCTCGCTGGGCGCCACATGCATGCGGAAGCCCGGCGCCGCGTTCACCTCGACGATGCCGCCACGGGTCTCCTCGACCGGACGGGTGATGTCGCTGCAGATGACGTCGATGCCCGCGATGTCGAGGCCGATGACCCGCGCGGCCCGGCGGGCCATCTCCACGTTCGAGAAGTGGATGACGTCAGTCTTGTCGACCGCGGTGCCGCCCGTGCTGATGTTGGCGGTTGCCTTGAGCTTGACCTCGACCCCGCTGCTGGGGATGTCGTCGAGGGTGAGCCCCTGCTCGGTGAGCAGACGAAGGCTCTCGTCGTCGATCGTCACCCGCGTGAGCACCTTCTCATGGCCGATGCCCCGCCGGGGATCTGTGTTGAGGCGCTCAACGAGCTGCCTCACCGTGTGCTGGCCGTCGCCCACGACGTGGGCGGGGACGCGCTCGGCCACCGCAACCACCTCATCGTTCACCACGAGAACACGGTAGTCGCGGCCCGTGATGTAGCGCTCCACGATGATCTGGCGGGTATAGCCCTGGGCCTCCGCGACGGCCTTGGCGAGGTGGTCGCGGTCCTTGATATCGAGGCTGATGCCGCGCCCATGGCTGAAGTCGAGGGGCTTCACGACCACGGGGTATCCCATCGACTCGGCCTCCTCGACGGCCTCTTCGAGCGAGGTGACCAGCACGCCCTCGGGCACGCTGATGCCGATGTCGGCCAGCAGCTTCTTCGTGAGGTGCTTGTCGCACGCGATGTCGACGGCGATCATGCGCGTCAGGGACGTGGTGGTGGCCTGGATCCGCTGCTGGTAGCGGCCGTACCCGAGCTGGACGAGGTTGGCGTCGTTCAGCCGGATGACGGGGATGCCGCGCTTGCGCGCTTCCTTGATGATCGACAGGGTGCTCGGTCCCAGCGCGAGATCGTTCACCATGTGGGTGAGCGCGGTGAGCCTCGGCTCGAGGTCGAAGGCGCGCCCCTCCGCGAGGGCGAGGCACAGGTCGACGGCGATGCGGCCCGCCTCGATGCCCACCTTCTCCTCGAGGTACTCATAGACCACGTTGTAGACACCGGGCTCATCGGTGGCGCGGGTCTTCCCGAACTTGACGTCGTTGCCCGCAAGCGCCTGCAGCTCGATGGCCACGTGCTCGACGATGTGCCCCATCCAGGTGCCCTGGCGCAGGCGCTGGATGAAGCCGCCGGGCTGACCCAGGGAGCACTTGTGTCGCTCGAGCGATGGAATCAGCGCGAGCAGGGCCTCGGTGAACCCCTCGAGCACATCGGACGGGTGCTGCTCGAGCTCTCCCAGGTCGAGGATGAGATGCACGAGAGGCTTGTACGCCCAGAGATTGGGGCCCGAGTACACCCGTATCTGGCGGATGTCGAGGCTCCGCTCGAAGTTTCGCGCGGCACGCGCTTGCGACTCCACCGACATGGCAGCTCCTCCTCGCAGGGTCCTCCGTTCAGCCGGGCCCTGACGTCGGGCCTTTGTTGGCGAACGGCGCGGGGGGTTCCTTCACCAGCCTCCCCCACAGCGACGGCCCGATTGGAGGGGGGGCGTGTGCAGGCGCGAAACCTTTGTCTGCGGAGCGCACGGTCGGCGCGTCGCGAAGGGATCGGCATGCATCTTCTGCTCACCATACGGTGCGACACGGCGCAGATCCGGTACGAGTTCCTGCTTCGTGACGCCGAGCAGGGGAGGGTGCTGGCCATGGCCCAGCAGGAGGTGTCCGGGGCAGATCGATCGCAGCTCGATGAGCATCTCGAGGCTGCCCGCAGCATCATCGAAGCCAGTGATCGGGGGGATCGTCTCGAGGTGGTGGCCTGTCTGGCCGCCATCGGCTCCATGCTGGGGAACGTGTTCCTGCCGCTGCCCGTGGCTGCTGCGCTCTCATCGCCCTTCGACGATGGCACGACCCTCATCATCGAGACCGACGAGTGCCGCGCCCCGTGGGAGCTGGCGATGGTGCGTGGAATGCCCCTGCACCTGCGCTTCGCCACGGCCCGTCGAGAGCTGACGACCGCGCAGCGCATGACCTCTCCGCTCATGGGCATGCGTCGCCTCTCCACGCCGCCTGCGCCCGCGTGTCGCGCCCTCGTGGTGACCGACCCCCAGGGGAAGGCGGCTTCCTGGGCCCGTGAGGCGCTGGCCGTGGCGCACATGCTCGAGCATCGGGTCGCGCTGCAGGTCGAGGTTCTCGAGGGGGTGCGGGCCACCGTGGAGGCCGTGGCCTCTCGTCTCGAGTCTGGCGACTATGCCGCCGTGCACCTGGCGATCGAGCATGAGTTCAATGCCACCAATCCCCACTACAGCATCATCCGCCTCGCTGACGGTCCGCTCACGGCCCTGCGCCTCTGCGAGAGCGGCCGGCCGCTGCAGGTCGGGCTGGTGTGCCTCCCCATGACGGCCGCGGGAGGCCTCTCGACCCGCGGCCTCATCGGTGCCTCCAGCGGGTGGGGGCGACTGTTCCTCGATCTTGGCGCAGAGGTGGTTGTGGCATCGCCGCTCGGGCCTCGGCCTACCGATGCCTCCCGGGTCGTGCAGGCCTTCTACGAGCAGCTCGGACGCGGGGTCTGCGTGGCGGAGGCCCTGCGCTTGACGCGCGTTGCCGTGGAGGGCGATCCGGCGACCGGCGTCATGGTGGCGCATGGCAATCCACGCTTCATCCTCCCGGGGCCCGCTGTGCGGGCGGGCGACGCCACGGGCCGGCGCAACACCGAGGGATGGGTGCTGGGCGCGCGCTTCGCCCTGCGGGTCACCCAGGGGCCCGCGGCGGGGCGCACGATCCCGCTGCTCCCCAAGACCATGCTCCAGGGGAGACGCATCTTGATCGGCTCGGTGGGCGAGCGCGCCAACGACATCGATCTGGGCGACGCGAGACAGGGGAACGCAGAGGCCTGCCTCGAGTATGACAGGGGGCGGTATGTGTTCCACAACCAGTCTGGCGCGACCACCACGCGCCTGAACGGGGCCCAGGTGAGCAGCCCGCAGGGGCTCTCGCCCGGAGACGTTGTCGATATCGGTGAATCACGGTTCGTGCTCGAAGCCACGAGCACTTCCCCCTCGCCACAGCCCCCCCATCGCGCCGCACCCGAGCGACGGTTCTCGCTGCACGTGCTCGATCCCGAGGGGTCGAGATCGGTGGCGGTGCATCCGCTCACCGATGCGCCTGCGCTTCTCGGGCGGCTGCCGGAATGCGCGCTCACCTTCGACGAACCCGCCGTCTCGCGCCGTCATGCCCTGATCTTTCCGAGAACCGATGGGTGGTATGTTCGCCAGGAAGGGTCGAACCCGATCGTGATCAATGGCGTCGTTCTGCTGAACGAGCGCCGCCTCGAGCATGGCGACGAGATCCAGCTGGCGCCGTCCACGCTCGTCCGCTTCGTCGACGTGAGCCAGGAAGTGTTTTGAGCGCGGTCGCACTGACAGGGCTCTCGTATTGCCCGACGCGGCGCGCGCGGGCCACAGGTCGATGACCGAGGGCTGGCTCTGGCTCTCCCGCTTCGCTCTCTCGCTTCTCATGGCGCTCGCAGCCGCGGCCCTGTGGTGGCCGGATCGCGTAGAATCGTCGCAGCGGCGCAGGGGAACCTCTCCGCCAGGGACGGATCGATGGCGCCTCACCGAGGCGCGGGCCATGGGGGGGGTCACGGGGGTGATCGTCGTGCTCGGCCTGGTGGCGCTTGTGGCGTCGCCTCCGCAGTCCCGCGCCGCGCTGCTCACCCCCCTGGTCGAGGTCACGCTGGCGTTCTGGGGGGTTCACGTCGCCCTCTCGCTGCGCCGCCATCGCGGCGATCAGCTGCTGCTGCCCGCCGCCACGCTCTTGACGGCGGTGTCCTGGATTGAGATCGCCCGCCTCTCACCCGCGCTTGCGGTGCACCAGGGATGGTGGATCCTGCTGTCGGTGTGCGCCATGCTGGCGGTCTCGGTCACGGCGCTCGATCACCGCCGTCTCGAAGACTTCAAGTACCTGGCGCTGGGCGGGGCCATGCTGGCGCAGCTCGCGGTGATGCTGTTCGGCACCGAGGTCAATGGCGCGCGGCTCTGGCTGCGATTTGGGGGGGGATTCCAGGCGCAGCCCGTCGAGCTGGTGAAGGTGCTGCTCATCATCTTCCTGGCGGCCTATCTTCACCAGAATCGAGAGGCGCTCTCGCTGCGCTTCTCCGGCTCCGAGGCCCGTCTCAGCCTGCGCTTCCTGGCGCCGCTCATCGTCGTGGCCGTGGTGGCCGAGGCCGTGTTCGTGGTGCAGCGCGATCTCGGTCAGGGCCTGCTCTTCTTCGGGGTGTTCCTCGGGATGTACTTCGCCGCCACACGGCGGTCAGGGCCATCGCTCACCGCGCTGCTCGGCTTCTTTGCGCTCTCATGGGCATGCTGGCGCCTCTTCGGGCACGTTCGGGTGCGGGTCGACAACTGGCTCGACCCCTGGCGCCGGGCCCATGACGAGGGATATCAGATGGTTCAGGCCATGTACGCCCTGGCCAGCGGCGGCTGGTTCGGAGACGGGGTCGGGCGGGGCCAGCCGTGGCGGGTTCCGGAGGCAGCCACAGACTTCATCTTCGTGAGCATCGTCGAGGAGATGGGTACCTTCGCCGCGGTATCGATTCTCGCCGTGCTTGCGCTGCTGGTGGCCCGGGCCATGCGCGCGGCGCGGGAGTCGCGCGATGATTTCGGCGCGCTGCTGGCCTGCGGCCTCGGCTTCGTGCTGGCCTGCCAGGCGTTTGTGATCGTGGCGGGCACCATTCGCATGATTCCGATGACGGGCATCACCCTCCCGTTCATGAGCTATGGCGGCAGCTCTTTGCTGATGAACTTCGTCATGCTCGGGCTGCTTCTACAGATCAGCCATCGCTCGGGCGCCGTGACAAGCGCGGGGGAGACCTGCGATCGCGAGGCGCGGGAAGGGGTTCGGCTGCTGGCCATCTTCGCGGTGGGCCTGCTGCTCACCCCCGCGCTCTTCCTGTGCGCATGGCAGCTCGCCTCGGGCGACGCGCTGGCCCGCGCGTCTTCGAACCCGCGAACGCGCGAGGACCTCCGCGTGCGGGGACGCATCCTCGACAGGCGGGGAGAGGTGCTCGCTTCGACCCAGGCCCCGTCCGGGACCCGCGCCCTCGCTCCATGGCGAGAGGAGGCCGAGGAATCTGTTCGCGTCACGTGCGCGGAAGAGGCGTTCGGTCCGCTGATCGGCTATCACTCGTCGCGTTACGGGCTGGCCGGCCTCGAGCGCGCGTTGAATGGCCGTCTCAGCGGTTCGGCGATGCCCTCTTCCCCCGTTGAGGCGCTGAAGGCCGTGGTGGGGCGCTCGCTGCACGGGGAGACAGCGCGTCTCACCATCGATGCGAGGGTCCAGCGCGTCGCCTTTGCCGCACTGCGCGGCCGAAGCGGGAGCGTGGTGGCGCTCGATCCCCGCAATGGCGCCATCCTCGCCCTCGCAACGTCGCCTTCGTTCGACGCCAGCAAGGTCGACCGCGATTGGGCGCGCATCGCGCACGACGGCCGTGCGCCCCTGCTCAATCGCGCGGTCGACGGGGCCTATCCCCCGGGGTCGGTGATCAAGCCGCTGCTGCTTGCGATGGCCCTCGATCACGGCAGCGTCACCGCCTTTGAGCGCTTCTCGTGCACGGGTCATCTCGATGTCGATGGGGTGCGTCTCCACGACGCGCACGACGAGGTTCACGGCAGCATCGACGTCACGCGCGCCATCGCGGAGTCGTGCAACGTCACCTTCGCCCAGATCGCCCTGCGGCTGGGTCCGGACGCATTTCTCGAAGGTCTCGAGCGCATCGGGCTCGGTCGTCCTCCGGCGGGCGATCTGGCCTGCCCGGGAGGCAGCATGCCCGCGCGTGCGCACGTGAATCCGCCGATGCTGGCTGCGCTGGGCTTTGGTCAGGGGGCGCTGCTCGTCACGCCGCTGCAGGTGGCGCTCTCGACCGCGGGCATCGCCATGCGCGGTGATGTGCACGCGCCTCGTCTCGTGCAGGTGTGGGAGTCTGCCGATGGCACGCGTACCGAGACCGCTGACACGGTGTGGCGCTCTCCCTTCAGCAGCGCGTCTGCGGAGGCGGTGGCCCGCATGATGGAAGGGGCTGTCACGCACGGCACGGCGGTCGGGGTTCGTCTCCCGGGCGTGGCCGTGGCGGGCAAGACCGGCACGGCGGAGAACCCGAGGGGCGAGCCGCACGCATGGATGGCCGCGTTCGCGCCGGTCGATGCGCCACGGGTGGTGGTGGTGGCCATCGTCGAGAACGGAGGGTGGGGAGGTGAGGCCGCCGCTCCCGTGGCCCGCGCTGTTCTGGAGGCCGCGCTTGCGCTCGAGGCGCCAGGGGGCGAGTCACCCGTGCGGCCGTCGCCGCAGCAACCGTGAGCTCCGCGACGCTCGGGAATGATTACGCGGGGTGGTGTCGAAGCCTCCCGCACGCCGCTTGCCCCCTGGTGATCGGCGCATCACGCAAGCATGTCGAAGAGGTCGAGCAACGTGTCGGGTAGGAGCGAGGCCCTGGTGGGGCAGGTCATGTGCGGTCGCTATGAGGTCGG is from Pseudomonadota bacterium and encodes:
- a CDS encoding FHA domain-containing protein, giving the protein MHERLVRPEIGARVHPYLADVEAPLEVSRGTRLRLHRHGSSSSQGPPFSRALTSGLCWRTARGVPSPASPTATARLEGGRVQARNLCLRSARSARREGIGMHLLLTIRCDTAQIRYEFLLRDAEQGRVLAMAQQEVSGADRSQLDEHLEAARSIIEASDRGDRLEVVACLAAIGSMLGNVFLPLPVAAALSSPFDDGTTLIIETDECRAPWELAMVRGMPLHLRFATARRELTTAQRMTSPLMGMRRLSTPPAPACRALVVTDPQGKAASWAREALAVAHMLEHRVALQVEVLEGVRATVEAVASRLESGDYAAVHLAIEHEFNATNPHYSIIRLADGPLTALRLCESGRPLQVGLVCLPMTAAGGLSTRGLIGASSGWGRLFLDLGAEVVVASPLGPRPTDASRVVQAFYEQLGRGVCVAEALRLTRVAVEGDPATGVMVAHGNPRFILPGPAVRAGDATGRRNTEGWVLGARFALRVTQGPAAGRTIPLLPKTMLQGRRILIGSVGERANDIDLGDARQGNAEACLEYDRGRYVFHNQSGATTTRLNGAQVSSPQGLSPGDVVDIGESRFVLEATSTSPSPQPPHRAAPERRFSLHVLDPEGSRSVAVHPLTDAPALLGRLPECALTFDEPAVSRRHALIFPRTDGWYVRQEGSNPIVINGVVLLNERRLEHGDEIQLAPSTLVRFVDVSQEVF